The following coding sequences lie in one Rissa tridactyla isolate bRisTri1 chromosome Z, bRisTri1.patW.cur.20221130, whole genome shotgun sequence genomic window:
- the PRXL2C gene encoding peroxiredoxin-like 2C, producing the protein MAGPPPPAVTRQVGSARGGGQRRQLPGELREAARCPVVDADGRTVPFEALYGEQKAIVVFVRNFLCYTCKEYVEDLAKVPKAFLQEANVRLIVIGQSSYHHIKPFCSLTGYTHEMYVDPQREIYKTLGMKRGEGNNVSVRSPHVKSNTFLGSIRSVWRAMTGPAFDFQGDPAQQGGALILGPGNEVHFLHLDKNRLDHVPINTVLQLAGVKTVNFTNKPQIIDV; encoded by the exons ATGGCGGGCCCACCGCCGCCTGCCGTTACGCGGCAGGTGGGCAGCGCGCGAGGCGGTGGGCAGCGGCGGCAGCTCCCGGGGGAGCTGAGGGAGGCCGCCCGCTGCCCGGTGGTGGACGCGGACGGGAGGACCGTCCCCTTCGAGGCCCTGTACGGGGAGCAAAAAGCCATCGTGGTGTTCGTGCGG AATTTTTTATGTTACACCTGTAAGGAGTATGTAGAAGACCTGGCAAAAGTCCCGAAGGCGTTTTTACAA GAAGCAAATGTGAGGCTTATAGTTATCGGACAGTCATCTTACCACCACATCAAG CCCTTTTGCAGTTTAACTGGGTATACCCATGAAATGTATGTAGATCCACAAAGGGAAATTTATAAAACACTTGGCATGAAAAGAGGTGAAGGTAATAACGTATCAG tGCGGAGCCCTCACGTGAAATCAAACACATTCCTGGGAAGTATCAGGAGTGTGTGGAGAGCAATGACTGGCCCGGCTTTTGATTTTCAAGGAGACCCCGCTCAGCAGGGAGGAGCTTTGATTTTAGGCCCAG GTAATGAAGTTCATTTTTTGCATCTTGATAAAAACAGGCTGGATCATGTACCCATTAACACAGTTTTGCAGCTGGCAGGAGTTAAAACAGTAAATTTCACGAACAAACCCCAGATTATTGATGTATGA